One Lachnospiraceae bacterium C1.1 genomic region harbors:
- a CDS encoding ATP-binding cassette domain-containing protein: MGWFDSQIKLRKKNDEENFERTFRKMASAVTGERRAYSAVDEKEKAENAIEDIAKYYHLPKKEIPSKISLIEEKLDYVFHTSGIMYRQVELTPLWRKDASGVFLAFRKLNGTPTALIPSGLFGYRYFDDEKGIYEKVDKNSEELFEKEAYAFYKSFPLKKLGIRNLAEYMLGVIEPRDYIMIILATMTVTLLGMLVPRINLFIFRDLVNSGSISLLVITMVFLLSVSWGSLLMSSVKNLISARIDTKMSVAVEAATMMRILSLPAGFFREYGSGELSSRASHVNSLCSTLVSVVLNTALSSVFSLVYLGQILIYAPGLVFPAFAIILATVSFSIATSLIQMKLNKRQMLIASKENGMSYALISGIQKIKLSGAEKRAFSRWGSLYAEEAEISYNPPAFIKINSVISLAISLTGTIVMYNQAIVTHVSAAEYFAFNTAYGMVSGAFMSLFSVALTAARIRPTFEMAEPILKAVPEISENKEILTKISGGIELVNLTFSYGENTPLIIDNLSLRINSGQYIAIVGKTGCGKSTLVRLLLGFEKPVKGTIFYDGKDINSIDLKSLRKHIGVVTQNGKLFQGDIYSNIVISAPYLTVDDAWEAARIAGIDEDIRRMPMGMNTIISEGSGGISGGQKQRLMIARAVAPKPKLLIFDEATSALDNITQRKVSEALDAMNCTRIVVAHRLSTIRQCDRILVFDAGHVVEDGKYEELIEKGGYFSELVKRQIL; this comes from the coding sequence ATGGGTTGGTTTGACAGTCAGATAAAATTAAGAAAAAAGAATGACGAGGAAAATTTTGAAAGAACCTTTCGGAAGATGGCTTCAGCTGTAACCGGCGAAAGAAGGGCATATTCCGCTGTGGACGAAAAAGAAAAAGCGGAGAATGCCATAGAGGATATTGCAAAGTATTATCATCTTCCCAAGAAAGAGATTCCTTCAAAAATAAGCCTGATAGAAGAAAAGCTCGACTATGTATTTCATACCTCCGGGATAATGTACAGGCAGGTAGAACTGACACCGCTCTGGCGAAAGGATGCTTCGGGAGTTTTCCTTGCATTCAGAAAACTAAACGGGACTCCGACTGCACTGATTCCGTCAGGACTTTTCGGATACAGATACTTTGATGATGAAAAAGGAATATATGAGAAAGTTGATAAAAATTCAGAAGAGCTGTTTGAAAAAGAAGCCTATGCTTTTTACAAATCATTTCCGTTAAAAAAACTCGGAATCAGAAACCTTGCCGAGTATATGCTTGGTGTTATCGAACCTCGGGATTATATAATGATAATTCTTGCAACAATGACCGTAACACTGCTTGGAATGCTTGTGCCGAGGATAAATCTCTTTATATTCAGGGATCTTGTAAACAGCGGGAGTATATCTCTTCTGGTGATTACAATGGTTTTTCTTCTTTCGGTATCCTGGGGGTCTTTGCTGATGTCCTCGGTGAAGAATCTGATTTCGGCAAGGATCGACACCAAAATGAGTGTGGCCGTAGAAGCCGCAACAATGATGAGGATATTGTCACTGCCGGCAGGCTTTTTCAGGGAGTATGGGTCGGGAGAATTGTCTTCAAGGGCATCTCATGTAAATTCTCTCTGCTCAACGCTGGTTTCGGTAGTTTTGAATACGGCACTCAGTTCCGTATTTTCACTCGTTTATTTGGGACAGATTTTAATTTATGCACCGGGGCTTGTTTTTCCGGCGTTTGCGATCATATTGGCAACGGTCAGTTTTTCGATAGCAACATCGCTCATACAGATGAAATTAAACAAAAGGCAGATGCTCATTGCTTCAAAAGAAAATGGCATGAGCTATGCTTTGATATCGGGAATCCAGAAGATAAAGCTTTCAGGAGCGGAAAAAAGAGCATTTTCCAGATGGGGAAGTCTGTATGCTGAAGAAGCGGAGATTAGCTATAATCCACCAGCATTTATCAAGATTAATTCTGTCATAAGTCTTGCAATATCTCTTACGGGAACCATAGTCATGTACAATCAGGCAATAGTGACGCACGTATCCGCCGCTGAATATTTCGCCTTTAATACAGCATACGGAATGGTATCGGGTGCATTTATGTCCCTGTTCAGCGTTGCCCTGACTGCGGCAAGGATAAGGCCTACATTTGAAATGGCTGAACCGATACTGAAGGCTGTTCCTGAAATTTCAGAAAATAAAGAAATTCTCACAAAGATATCGGGCGGGATAGAGCTTGTAAATCTGACTTTCAGTTATGGTGAGAACACACCCCTGATAATTGACAATCTGTCCTTAAGGATAAATTCCGGGCAGTATATTGCAATAGTGGGGAAGACGGGCTGCGGCAAATCCACGCTTGTACGGCTTCTTCTCGGCTTTGAGAAGCCGGTTAAGGGTACAATTTTTTATGATGGAAAAGATATAAATTCAATAGATCTGAAATCATTACGAAAGCATATTGGCGTCGTTACGCAGAACGGGAAGCTTTTCCAAGGAGATATTTATTCAAATATAGTGATCTCTGCCCCGTATCTTACAGTGGATGATGCATGGGAAGCTGCGAGGATCGCCGGAATTGATGAGGATATCCGGCGGATGCCCATGGGAATGAATACGATAATTTCGGAGGGCAGCGGTGGAATCTCCGGAGGACAGAAGCAGAGGCTTATGATAGCGAGAGCTGTTGCGCCGAAGCCTAAACTACTGATATTTGATGAAGCAACCTCTGCTCTTGATAATATTACACAAAGAAAAGTCTCGGAGGCGCTTGATGCCATGAACTGTACCAGGATAGTCGTTGCACACAGACTGTCTACCATAAGGCAGTGCGACAGGATACTTGTTTTTGATGCAGGACATGTGGTTGAGGACGGGAAGTATGAGGAACTGATTGAAAAAGGAGGATATTTTTCGGAGCTTGTTAAACGGCAGATCTTATAA
- a CDS encoding LytTR family DNA-binding domain-containing protein, with the protein MTDRIEIKLLIEKNWERTTVYIKCRERNDDVEAIIKAVQAYSDSAFPPIMAYCDEEMEYVPQRRIIRLYIHNRKVMIETLDKTYEIRKPLHEIEENLDKARFVRISQSETINLRKVKKFDFSLAGTIRVELENGENTYVARRRVKDLKKLLTAVNL; encoded by the coding sequence ATGACGGACAGAATCGAGATTAAACTTCTTATTGAAAAGAATTGGGAAAGAACTACGGTATATATCAAATGCAGGGAGCGCAATGATGACGTTGAAGCAATCATAAAGGCGGTGCAGGCATATTCCGACAGTGCTTTTCCTCCTATAATGGCATATTGCGATGAGGAGATGGAGTATGTTCCGCAAAGAAGGATAATCAGACTTTATATACATAATAGAAAGGTCATGATAGAAACGCTGGATAAAACTTACGAAATCAGAAAGCCGCTTCATGAAATAGAGGAAAATCTTGATAAAGCGAGGTTTGTAAGGATTTCTCAGTCAGAAACCATCAATCTCAGAAAAGTGAAAAAGTTTGATTTTTCTCTTGCAGGAACCATCAGGGTTGAGCTTGAAAATGGAGAAAACACCTATGTGGCAAGAAGACGGGTAAAAGACCTGAAGAAACTGCTGACGGCAGTCAATCTTTAG
- a CDS encoding LytTR family DNA-binding domain-containing protein has product MKSTVDIELVFSEEYTEPKITILTNQKTRHIQDIIHAIEQVGDREISTIPAFLSDGEGMVFVDQKDIVRIHTEGRYLLLKTEEDSYIIKNTLSAVESKLNPESFLRISQSEIVNIDKVREFDLSNSGTVCVIFGNGVRTYSSRSYVKPIKDILRNKSCFGAV; this is encoded by the coding sequence ATGAAATCAACAGTTGATATTGAGCTGGTTTTTAGTGAGGAATATACAGAACCGAAAATTACGATCTTAACCAATCAGAAAACTCGACATATACAAGATATAATTCATGCCATAGAACAGGTTGGCGACCGAGAGATTTCGACAATTCCGGCATTTCTGTCGGATGGTGAAGGGATGGTGTTTGTCGATCAAAAAGACATAGTGAGGATACATACGGAAGGCAGGTATCTACTTCTTAAAACCGAAGAGGACAGCTACATCATCAAGAATACACTTTCTGCTGTTGAATCAAAATTAAATCCCGAATCTTTTTTAAGAATATCACAGTCGGAAATCGTAAATATCGACAAAGTTAGAGAGTTTGATCTTAGTAATTCCGGGACAGTATGCGTTATATTTGGAAATGGTGTCAGGACTTATTCCTCAAGAAGCTATGTCAAACCCATAAAAGATATCCTGAGAAATAAATCCTGTTTTGGTGCGGTATGA
- a CDS encoding STAS domain-containing protein yields the protein MEMTWEIKGNELFIGVKGKLDTLSAMNLDDKMNELPEEVTSIYFDFEGLEYISSAGLRILYWVIEYVEEKGGNTSVKNVSDSVLEVFEVTGFKNMIKIE from the coding sequence ATGGAAATGACTTGGGAAATAAAAGGAAATGAGCTGTTTATAGGAGTTAAGGGGAAGCTTGATACTCTTAGTGCCATGAATCTTGATGATAAAATGAATGAACTGCCCGAAGAGGTAACGAGTATATATTTTGATTTTGAAGGTCTTGAATATATATCCTCGGCAGGACTGCGTATTTTGTATTGGGTTATAGAATATGTGGAAGAAAAGGGTGGGAATACGTCTGTTAAGAATGTTTCGGATAGCGTGCTTGAGGTGTTTGAAGTCACAGGCTTTAAAAACATGATAAAAATTGAGTGA
- a CDS encoding NHLP family bacteriocin export ABC transporter peptidase/permease/ATPase subunit, with amino-acid sequence MNNKKTKKPLSGKIAKVPFIMQMEALECGAAALAMILAYYEKWIPLEQVRRDCGVSRDGSNALNVMRAARNYGLEAKGYRYEPDYLKENGTFPCIAHWDFNHFVVVNGFGKDRVSLNDPARGTVSVSLKEFDEKFTGLCILFAPGENFETGGKQRSTVEFAKKRLRGCGAAIVFVILTHIIASLIGVINPVFSRIFIDRLLTTKNPEWHIPFIAVMSFFALIQIVSELIRVIYSRRIEGKMAVYGTSSYMWKVMNLPMDFFSQRYAGDILSRRAGNASISNSLIQTFAPLALNCFMMIFYLVVMLKNSVLLTMIGISSIVVNMFISRIISKHRINVSRIQMRDAGKLSGCTISGIEMIETIKASGAEDGFFQKWAGYQASVNSQKVKFTLINQYLGILPGLVSSLTSTLVLAISVHLVLNGEFTLGMITAFQGFLSSFTAPAGTFISAGQSIQELRTDMERIEDVMQYPDDNSGARGEKSGKEHYKKLRGAVEMKNVSFGYSRLAEPLIKDFSLKLEPGSRVAFVGESGCGKSTLSKLLSGLYRPWEGEIFFDGQPMKDIDRNVFTGSLAVVDQDIIMFEDSIASNIKMWDESIKDFEVIAAARDAMIHEDIMERSSGYDHRMLEGGKDFSGGQRQRMEIARVLAEDPTIVILDEATSALDAKTEFDVVNSLKDRGITCIFIAHRLSTIRDCDEIIVLKEGKVVDRGKHEELYAKGGYYKELVQSE; translated from the coding sequence ATGAATAATAAAAAAACAAAAAAGCCACTAAGCGGAAAAATTGCCAAAGTGCCATTCATAATGCAGATGGAGGCACTTGAATGCGGGGCTGCAGCCCTTGCCATGATACTTGCGTATTATGAAAAATGGATTCCTTTAGAGCAGGTCAGACGTGACTGCGGAGTATCGAGGGACGGTTCTAATGCTCTTAATGTCATGCGGGCGGCAAGAAATTACGGACTTGAGGCAAAAGGCTATCGTTATGAACCCGATTATCTGAAAGAAAATGGCACTTTTCCATGCATCGCTCACTGGGATTTTAATCATTTTGTAGTTGTAAATGGTTTCGGGAAAGACAGGGTTTCGCTGAACGATCCCGCAAGGGGAACAGTCAGCGTATCATTGAAGGAGTTTGATGAAAAATTTACGGGTCTTTGCATCCTCTTTGCCCCGGGTGAAAACTTTGAGACCGGAGGAAAGCAGAGGTCTACCGTTGAATTTGCGAAAAAAAGGCTTAGGGGTTGCGGTGCTGCGATTGTCTTTGTGATACTGACACATATTATCGCATCACTTATTGGGGTTATAAATCCTGTTTTTTCAAGAATCTTTATAGACAGGCTTTTAACGACTAAGAATCCTGAATGGCATATTCCCTTTATAGCTGTTATGTCTTTTTTTGCATTAATTCAGATTGTCTCAGAGCTTATCAGGGTAATATATTCGAGAAGAATAGAGGGCAAGATGGCTGTTTACGGCACAAGTTCTTATATGTGGAAAGTCATGAATCTTCCTATGGATTTCTTTTCTCAGAGATATGCAGGGGATATTTTGTCGAGAAGGGCGGGAAATGCCTCGATTTCAAATTCTCTTATACAGACTTTTGCGCCGCTGGCACTGAACTGCTTCATGATGATCTTTTACCTCGTGGTGATGCTTAAAAACAGCGTGCTCCTGACAATGATAGGCATATCATCAATAGTTGTAAATATGTTCATTTCGAGGATAATATCGAAACACAGGATAAATGTATCACGTATACAGATGAGGGATGCGGGAAAATTATCAGGGTGTACGATATCCGGAATTGAAATGATAGAGACCATAAAGGCAAGTGGAGCTGAGGACGGTTTTTTCCAAAAATGGGCAGGATATCAGGCGAGTGTAAACAGCCAGAAAGTGAAATTTACGCTTATCAATCAATATTTAGGGATTTTGCCCGGACTCGTTTCTTCCTTAACTTCAACACTTGTGCTGGCGATAAGCGTGCATCTCGTGCTCAATGGGGAGTTTACACTGGGTATGATCACCGCATTTCAGGGTTTTCTCTCATCTTTTACGGCACCGGCAGGAACTTTTATTTCCGCAGGGCAGTCCATTCAGGAATTAAGGACGGATATGGAACGTATAGAGGATGTCATGCAGTATCCGGATGACAACAGCGGAGCCAGAGGAGAGAAATCAGGGAAGGAACATTATAAAAAACTTCGCGGAGCAGTGGAAATGAAAAATGTAAGCTTCGGATATTCCCGTCTTGCCGAACCGCTTATTAAGGACTTCTCACTTAAGCTGGAGCCGGGAAGCAGAGTTGCATTCGTCGGGGAGAGCGGATGTGGAAAGTCTACACTTTCAAAGCTTTTATCCGGACTCTACAGACCGTGGGAGGGAGAGATATTTTTTGACGGACAGCCCATGAAGGATATAGACAGAAACGTTTTCACAGGCTCGCTTGCCGTAGTTGATCAGGATATCATTATGTTTGAGGACAGCATTGCTTCTAATATCAAGATGTGGGATGAATCCATAAAGGATTTTGAAGTGATAGCGGCTGCAAGAGATGCCATGATACATGAAGATATCATGGAAAGAAGCAGCGGTTATGACCACAGAATGCTTGAGGGAGGTAAGGATTTCTCCGGCGGACAGAGACAAAGAATGGAAATAGCACGTGTGCTGGCGGAAGATCCGACAATAGTAATCCTCGATGAGGCAACTTCGGCGCTTGATGCAAAAACGGAATTTGATGTCGTAAACTCTCTGAAGGACAGGGGAATAACCTGTATATTTATTGCACACAGGCTTTCTACTATAAGGGATTGTGATGAAATAATAGTTCTGAAAGAAGGAAAGGTTGTTGACAGAGGAAAGCATGAAGAACTTTATGCAAAAGGCGGCTACTATAAAGAGCTTGTACAAAGTGAGTAG
- a CDS encoding SpoIIE family protein phosphatase yields MIIMILKMLSIIAVHVLLTVFLWKKNQSKVMGMSQKLMIGFIYGLFAIFSNHFGVVYEHSILNIRDLSPLTAGLLFDPLSGIIAGFIGGIERYIIGRYFNIGYYTHAACSIATITSGFLAAFLNCFLLRGKKPSAAYAFFIGAVMEVFHMYEIFLTHRRDMLNALSAIKNNSAPMIFFTAFGLMAEIMILRFYAGEWTTPFKKIPKENIEISKKFNFWLSTATLSVLFFTFIFSFMIRTQTAIEIARNTLRRSLLDITTQHRHFQNDKALLGSIDIHVGSSGSFDIIRDDLFVAGAHNTLPVSQKIRDIIELHEDNNFFRVEYFDTDSFCVIKHLDNGDIVFLTLPLKEIYNNRDTMAYETIFANIITMAVLFMLVSLLVQNIIVKNLSQVNSSLRKIADGNLQEEVSVYESTEFATLSEDINSMVSTLKGYIEAAEKRIRQELLFAKTVQESSIPRNFRFDRTDFEIYASMKPAKQVGGDFYDFFFIGQDRLVLVIADVSGKGIPAALFMMKSKAALRSLAGEGNSPAEVMNKLNLTLAEDNRVKMFVTVWLGIIDLKTGIMKCSNAGHEYPLLKRKNTGYEYYKDSHNLVLGLRKKINFTDYEIRLESGDDIFIYTDGIPESFNGEDEVYGFERLKNVLTLNSDKSAKEIVENLVSDLDDFVGNAEQFDDTTMLVFKYKA; encoded by the coding sequence ATGATTATAATGATTTTAAAAATGCTTTCTATTATTGCAGTTCACGTTCTGCTTACGGTTTTTCTCTGGAAAAAAAATCAGTCTAAAGTCATGGGTATGTCTCAAAAGCTCATGATCGGATTTATATACGGTCTCTTTGCCATCTTCTCGAACCATTTCGGAGTTGTCTACGAACACAGTATCTTAAATATCAGAGATTTAAGTCCGCTTACCGCCGGTCTCCTTTTTGACCCGCTTTCCGGTATCATTGCAGGATTTATAGGCGGAATTGAACGATATATAATCGGGAGGTACTTTAATATCGGCTATTACACACACGCCGCCTGCAGCATTGCCACAATAACCTCCGGATTTCTTGCGGCATTTCTTAACTGCTTTCTTCTCAGAGGAAAGAAACCTTCTGCTGCTTATGCTTTCTTTATCGGCGCGGTTATGGAAGTTTTTCATATGTACGAAATATTTCTGACCCACAGACGTGACATGCTTAATGCTCTCTCAGCCATTAAAAACAATTCTGCTCCCATGATATTTTTTACTGCTTTCGGACTTATGGCAGAGATCATGATACTGCGCTTTTATGCTGGGGAATGGACTACCCCCTTCAAAAAGATTCCAAAGGAAAATATCGAAATATCGAAGAAATTCAACTTTTGGCTCTCAACCGCTACCTTATCCGTATTATTTTTTACCTTTATTTTTTCCTTCATGATACGGACACAGACGGCGATAGAGATTGCCCGCAATACATTGCGAAGATCGCTTCTCGATATCACGACACAGCACAGACACTTTCAGAACGATAAAGCCCTCCTCGGCTCCATAGACATTCATGTTGGTTCAAGCGGGTCTTTTGACATTATAAGGGATGACCTCTTTGTCGCAGGTGCTCATAATACTCTGCCGGTTTCTCAGAAAATCAGGGATATAATTGAGCTGCATGAGGATAACAACTTTTTTAGAGTCGAATATTTCGACACTGACTCATTCTGCGTGATAAAGCACCTTGATAACGGTGACATAGTTTTTCTCACACTTCCTCTCAAAGAAATCTACAATAACAGAGACACAATGGCCTATGAAACAATTTTTGCAAATATCATTACAATGGCTGTTTTGTTTATGCTGGTTTCCTTGCTTGTACAAAATATCATTGTAAAGAATCTTTCACAGGTCAACAGTTCTCTAAGGAAGATCGCGGACGGCAATCTGCAGGAGGAAGTCTCGGTGTATGAATCAACGGAATTTGCTACCCTCTCAGAAGACATCAACAGTATGGTCAGTACGCTTAAAGGTTATATAGAAGCTGCCGAGAAAAGGATCCGGCAGGAGCTCCTCTTTGCAAAGACCGTACAGGAATCATCAATCCCCAGAAATTTCAGATTTGACAGAACTGACTTTGAAATTTACGCTTCCATGAAACCAGCAAAACAGGTAGGCGGTGATTTCTATGATTTTTTCTTTATAGGACAGGACAGACTTGTTCTGGTAATTGCAGATGTCTCAGGAAAGGGGATTCCGGCCGCACTTTTCATGATGAAAAGTAAAGCCGCACTCCGTTCGCTGGCAGGAGAAGGCAATTCTCCCGCCGAAGTCATGAATAAGCTGAATTTAACTCTTGCCGAGGACAACAGGGTTAAAATGTTCGTAACTGTATGGCTCGGTATCATTGACCTGAAAACAGGAATCATGAAATGCTCAAATGCCGGTCATGAATATCCCCTGCTCAAGCGAAAAAATACCGGTTATGAATATTATAAAGATTCGCACAATCTTGTACTTGGACTAAGGAAAAAAATTAATTTCACTGATTATGAAATAAGGCTTGAAAGCGGTGACGACATTTTCATATATACAGACGGCATACCTGAGTCTTTTAACGGTGAGGATGAAGTATATGGTTTTGAACGATTGAAAAATGTCCTGACTCTTAATAGTGATAAAAGCGCGAAAGAAATAGTTGAAAATCTTGTTTCAGATCTTGATGATTTCGTAGGAAATGCTGAACAGTTTGATGACACAACAATGCTTGTTTTTAAATATAAAGCATAA
- a CDS encoding DUF3021 domain-containing protein, producing MKEIKNKLIVRLLIGFVAGMIIGAFIMTGLNELKFLTAGGKMFLINLIGSGIYGAVAIGGTISYEIEDWGLTKATLTHYFITFTAFLTANHFLHWFGNGGLLIAAIIAFTVIYALIWLMEYTIWKRSIEDLNRELSEMKDRKINENYIIKGDSIMADNNMEIREEEMVEATGGKGNAGGTNFSTITGIVFVDPFPTGIMYRGVFEDCQKDGLRVFELSGGIYGVAGADIPDIGVGDQVTVSRIRGYYGWQITGVIDY from the coding sequence TTGAAAGAAATTAAAAATAAACTTATCGTCCGACTGCTGATTGGCTTTGTTGCAGGAATGATAATAGGAGCTTTTATAATGACAGGCCTGAATGAGCTTAAGTTCCTGACAGCCGGCGGAAAGATGTTTCTGATAAATCTTATAGGTTCGGGAATATACGGGGCTGTTGCAATAGGCGGAACAATAAGCTATGAGATAGAGGACTGGGGCCTTACAAAGGCAACACTTACACATTATTTTATAACCTTTACAGCTTTCCTTACAGCTAACCATTTCCTGCACTGGTTCGGAAACGGTGGACTGCTGATAGCAGCAATCATAGCATTTACTGTAATATATGCTCTCATATGGCTGATGGAGTATACGATCTGGAAAAGGTCAATCGAGGACTTAAACAGAGAACTTAGTGAAATGAAGGACAGAAAAATAAACGAAAATTATATAATCAAAGGAGACAGCATTATGGCAGATAACAATATGGAAATCAGAGAAGAAGAAATGGTAGAAGCAACGGGTGGAAAAGGAAACGCCGGCGGGACAAATTTCTCCACAATAACAGGCATAGTATTTGTAGACCCATTTCCGACAGGCATTATGTACAGAGGCGTTTTTGAAGACTGCCAGAAGGATGGATTGAGGGTTTTTGAATTAAGCGGCGGAATATATGGTGTTGCAGGAGCAGATATACCGGATATAGGAGTAGGAGACCAGGTAACGGTAAGCAGGATCAGAGGCTATTATGGATGGCAGATAACAGGTGTCATTGATTACTGA
- a CDS encoding reverse transcriptase domain-containing protein: MLADCHIKMDGKKAVGIDGVTKDDYSKDLEKNLFDLVDRLKRKAYHPKPARRVEIPKDNGKTRPLSIYCYEDKLVQEAIKRVLEAVFEPCFYDEMMGFRPNRGCHDALKLLNNQIGGNCTNWVLDADIRGFFDNIDHDWMMKFVGARIKDPRVLRLVKVMLKARVVKDMGGYEPTEQGSGQVLSVLQYWQISTCTISCYGGSTK; encoded by the coding sequence ATGTTAGCAGACTGTCACATCAAGATGGATGGGAAGAAAGCGGTAGGAATCGACGGTGTAACCAAAGATGACTACAGCAAAGATTTGGAGAAGAATCTCTTTGACCTTGTGGACAGGTTGAAACGCAAAGCGTATCATCCAAAACCGGCAAGGCGTGTTGAAATACCTAAAGACAATGGCAAAACCAGACCTCTGAGCATTTATTGCTATGAGGATAAATTGGTTCAGGAAGCAATCAAAAGAGTATTAGAGGCGGTATTTGAGCCGTGTTTCTATGACGAAATGATGGGTTTCCGACCTAATCGTGGATGTCATGATGCACTGAAGCTACTTAATAATCAGATAGGTGGTAACTGTACAAATTGGGTGCTTGACGCGGACATCAGAGGGTTCTTCGACAATATCGACCATGATTGGATGATGAAGTTCGTAGGGGCAAGAATCAAAGACCCAAGAGTGCTGAGGCTTGTAAAGGTGATGCTTAAAGCCAGAGTTGTCAAGGATATGGGCGGATATGAGCCTACTGAACAGGGAAGTGGACAGGTTCTGTCTGTTCTCCAATATTGGCAAATATCTACATGCACTATATCCTGCTATGGTGGTTCCACGAAGTAG
- a CDS encoding dicarboxylate/amino acid:cation symporter produces the protein MEINALEIGALISALALFGVLYFLKRKHVDFGIRTLIATAFGVIIGLIFKENYKYVAAFGTVYVNALQAFVVPLLLFSVISSITNLGNQVKLHKVSLKSVLFLLLNTLTAAVITLIAALSLGLGKGFQYTVEAAEANEVPTAVDAIVGLFPKNLINEWGSNTVVPILIFGLVVALAYNKVVRKDESVKPFKAFVDSANTVLGRAVSFIVSFTPYAVTALIARAVGRSKLEDLLPLLFVLVVAYVLAAIQLFGVESILIATIGKLDPITFLKKIAPAGIVAFTSQSSVGTLPVTVSKLKEDIGVDGDVAAFTAGLGANLGMPGCAGIWPVLLAVFTINQQGISYSAGQYVLLIALTLLVSIGTVGVPGTATITATALFTAAGLPVELIVLFSPISAIVDMARTATNVIGAATATVLTAETEGLLDHEVYNGKVVEKSQESKEVSAA, from the coding sequence ATGGAAATTAATGCATTAGAAATTGGAGCACTCATATCAGCACTGGCACTATTCGGAGTATTATACTTCTTAAAAAGAAAACATGTGGACTTTGGAATAAGGACCCTTATTGCAACAGCTTTTGGTGTGATCATTGGACTCATATTTAAAGAGAATTACAAGTACGTTGCAGCATTTGGAACAGTATATGTAAATGCCCTTCAGGCCTTTGTGGTTCCGCTTCTGTTGTTCAGCGTAATATCAAGTATCACAAATCTTGGAAATCAGGTTAAGCTGCATAAGGTGAGCCTTAAGTCAGTTCTTTTCCTGCTCCTTAACACACTTACAGCAGCAGTTATAACTCTTATAGCAGCTCTTTCGTTGGGACTTGGAAAAGGTTTTCAGTATACAGTTGAAGCTGCTGAGGCAAATGAGGTTCCTACAGCAGTAGATGCTATCGTAGGTCTTTTCCCAAAGAATCTCATAAATGAGTGGGGCAGCAATACTGTTGTTCCTATCCTTATCTTTGGGCTGGTTGTGGCGCTTGCTTATAACAAAGTTGTAAGAAAAGATGAATCAGTTAAGCCGTTCAAGGCTTTCGTAGACTCAGCAAATACAGTACTCGGCAGAGCAGTTAGCTTCATTGTATCTTTCACACCTTACGCAGTTACAGCACTTATTGCCAGAGCAGTAGGCAGAAGCAAACTTGAAGATCTTTTACCACTTCTTTTTGTACTTGTAGTTGCTTATGTACTTGCAGCAATCCAGCTCTTTGGAGTAGAGAGCATACTTATTGCAACTATCGGAAAGCTCGATCCGATTACATTCCTTAAGAAGATCGCACCTGCAGGAATCGTTGCTTTCACTTCTCAGAGTAGCGTTGGTACACTTCCTGTCACAGTCAGCAAGTTAAAAGAGGACATTGGGGTTGACGGAGATGTGGCTGCTTTCACAGCAGGACTTGGAGCAAACCTTGGAATGCCAGGATGCGCAGGAATCTGGCCTGTACTTCTTGCTGTATTTACGATCAACCAGCAGGGAATCAGCTACTCAGCAGGACAGTATGTGCTTCTTATCGCACTGACACTTCTCGTATCAATCGGAACTGTAGGAGTTCCCGGAACAGCGACAATTACGGCGACAGCTCTTTTCACAGCAGCAGGACTTCCGGTTGAGCTTATAGTTCTTTTCTCACCTATCTCAGCAATAGTAGATATGGCAAGAACTGCAACTAATGTAATAGGAGCTGCAACAGCAACAGTGCTTACAGCGGAGACAGAAGGACTTCTTGATCATGAGGTATATAACGGTAAAGTAGTAGAAAAATCTCAGGAGTCAAAAGAAGTGTCTGCGGCTTAA